One genomic segment of Acomys russatus chromosome 6, mAcoRus1.1, whole genome shotgun sequence includes these proteins:
- the Ddx18 gene encoding ATP-dependent RNA helicase DDX18: MSHLQMKLLRKKIEKRNAKLRQRNLKLQEASDTSLSQPQNGEVPEETVKVKKVKKALKHSVNVGSAEAQSGGTPEETVENAKVKRSPQKLTTLTNGEAASMPPPDSEPKKKKKKKRKMAVDAGPDTKKAKTEENNGSHEETEDGVAKPGDSEVPSLPLGLTGAFEDTSFASLSNLVNENTLKAIAEMGFKHMTEIQHKSIRPLLEGRDLLAAAKTGSGKTLAFLIPVIELIVKLKFMPRNGTGVLILSPTRELAMQTFGVLKELMTHHVHTYGLIMGGSNRSAESQKLINGINIIVATPGRLLDHMQNTPGFMYKNLQCLVIDEADRILDVGFEEELKQIIKLLPVRRQTMLFSATQTRKVEDLARISLKKEPLYVGVDDDKEVATVDGLEQGYVVCPSEKRFLLLFTFLKKNRKKKVMVFFSSCMSVKYHYELLNYIDLPVLAIHGKQKQNKRTTTFFQFCNADSGILLCTDVAARGLDIPEVDWIVQYDPPDDPKEYIHRVGRTARGLNGRGHALLILRPEELGFLRYLKQSKVPLNQFDFSWSKVSDIQAQLEKLIEKNYFLHKSAQEAYKSYIRAYDSHSLKQIFNVNNLNLPQVALSFGFKVPPFVDLNVGSHDGKLKKRGGGGGFGYQKTKKVEKSKIFKHISKKPADRRQFSH, from the exons ATGTCGCACTTACAGATGAAACTCCTGCGCAAGAAGATCGAGAAGCGGAACGCCAAGCTGCGGCAGCGGAACCTGAAGCTGCAAG AAGCGTCAGACACGAGCCTGTCACAACCTCAAAATGGAGAGGTGCCTGAAGAAACCGTAAAAGTTAAGAAAGTTAAAAAAGCCCTGAAGCATTCTGTGAACGTGGGCTCAGCAGAAGCGCAAAGTGGAGGCACTCCTGAAGAGACAGTGGAAAATGCAAAGGTTAAAAGATCACCCCAAAAACTTACCACTTTGACCAATGGCGAAGCAGCATCAATGCCACCTCCTGATtcagaaccaaaaaagaaaaagaagaagaagaggaaaatggcAGTTGATGCTGGGCCTG AcaccaaaaaagccaaaacagaagaaaacaatgggtctcatgaagaaacagaagatgGTGTGGCGAAGCCGGGTGACAGTGAGGTGCCCAGCCTGCCCCTAGGCCTGACAG GTGCTTTTGAGGACACTTCATTTGCTTCCTTGTCTAATCTCGTCAATGAAAACACTCTGAAGGCTATAGCAGAAATGGGCTTCAAGCACATGACAGAGATCCAGCATAAAAGTATCAGGCCGCTTCTGGAAGGCAG GGATCTCCTGGCGGCTGCGAAGACAGGCAGCGGCAAGACCCTCGCCTTCCTCATCCCTGTGATCGAGCTCATCGTCAAGTTGAAGTTCATGCCCAGGAATG GAACAGGAGTCCTGATTCTCTCTCCTACCAGAGAGCTGGCCATGCAGACATTTGGCGTTCTCAAGGAACTGATGACGCACCACGTTCACACGTACGGGCTCATCATGGGCGGCAGTAACAGGTCAGCCGAATCGCAGAAGCTCATCAACGGGATCAACATCATCGTGGCCACCCCAGGCCGGCTGCTGGACCACATGCAGAACACGCCAGGGTTTATGTACAAGAACCTACAGTGCCTGGTTATTGATGAGGCTGATCGTATCTTGGATGTTGGATTTGAAGAAGAATTAAAACAGATTATTAAACTTTTGCCAG TACGCAGGCAAACCATGCTCTTTTCTGCCACACAAACTCGAAAAGTTGAAGACTTGGCAAGAATTTCTCTGAAAAAGGAGCCATTGTATGTGGGCGTTGACGACGATAAAGAGGTTGCCACAGTGGACGGCCTTGAGCAG GGATACGTTGTTTGTCCCTCTGAGAAGAGGTTCCTTCTGCTTTTCACATTCCTTAAGAAGAACCGGAAGAAGAAAGTGATGGTTTTCTTTTCGTCGTGTATGTCTGTGAAATACCACTATGAGCTACTGAACTACATTGACCTGCCTGTCTTGGCCATCCAT ggaaaacaaaagcaaaataagcgAACAACCACATTCTTCCAATTCTGCAACGCAGATTCAGGAATATTGCTGTGCACTGATGTGGCTGCCAGAGGCCTGGACATCCCTGAAGTGGACTGGATTGTTCAGTACGACCCTCCTGACGACCCCAAG GAATATATTCATCGGGTGGGTAGAACGGCCAGGGGCCTGAATGGGCGTGGGCACGCCCTGCTCATCCTGCGCCCGGAGGAGTTGGGTTTCCTGCGTTACCTGAAGCAATCCAAG GTGCCACTGAATCAGTTTGATTTCTCCTGGTCGAAAGTTTCTGATATTCAGGCTCAG CTGGAAAAGTTGATCGAAAAGAACTACTTCCTCCACAAGTCTGCTCAGGAAGCATACAAGTCCTACATCCGAGCCTATGACTCGCACTCCCTCAAGCAGATATTTAATGTGAACAACCTGAATTTGCCTCAGGTCGCTCTGTCTTTTGGTTTCAAGGTCCCTCCTTTCGTTGATCTGA ACGTGGGCAGCCATGATGGCAAG